In Macrobrachium rosenbergii isolate ZJJX-2024 chromosome 48, ASM4041242v1, whole genome shotgun sequence, one DNA window encodes the following:
- the Nop60B gene encoding H/ACA ribonucleoprotein complex subunit DKC1 isoform X1: MAENGITGVLGMEAHEVKKKKKKSKEVVPEEAFEAKYFIKPSELPAKEIDASEWPLLLKNFDKLNVRTNHYTPLPHGCSPLKRSLQEYLKTGYINLDKPANPSSHEVVAWIKRILRLEKTGHSGTLDPKVTGCLIVCLERATRLVKSQQGAGKEYVCIFRLHERYEDMHKLIHTIEKMKGAQFQRPPLISAVKRQLRVRNIYDMKLLEYDQDQNMGIFWVSCEAGTYIRTMCVHLGLFLGTGGQMQELRRVRSGIHGEKDNLVTMHDVLDAQWMYDNHHDESYLRRIIMPMEGMLTSHKRIIMKDSAVNAVCYGAKIMLPGVLRYENGIEVEDQIVVCTTKGEAVCLAIALMTTSTMSSCDHGFVAKIKRVLMDRDTYPRKWGLGPKASLKKAMIKEGLLDQHGKPNEKTPDKWLAEYVDYRNTGSAAPPAVSAIKVEPVGPLTEPRKRKISGDSDVSDSKLDLSQSSVGDSLSKKDKKKKKKKKREDEEELASVVVKQEVTEEPVVEDTESGEKKKKKKKKKKEHKEEEAD, translated from the exons GTATCACAGGTGTTCTAGGAATGGAGGCGcatgaagtaaaaaagaaaaagaaaaaaagtaaggaggTTGTACCTGAAGAAGCATTTGAAGCCAAATACTTTATTAAACCCTCCGAGTTACCTGCCAAAGAAATAGATGCCTCTGAGTGGCCATTATTGCTAAAG aactttgatAAGCTCAATGTTCGCACAAATCACTACACGCCTTTACCTCATGGCTGTTCTCCTTTGAAGCGCTCTTTACAAGAGTACCTCAAGACAGGTTATATCAACTTAGATAAACCGGCTAATCCTTCCTCCCATGAAGTTGTAGCTTGGATCAAACGCATCTTACGTTTAGAGAAAACAGGCCACTCTGGGACTTTGGATCCCAAAGTTACTG GTTGTTTAATTGTGTGCCTTGAGAGGGCAACAAGGTTAGTAAAATCTCAGCAGGGAGCAGGCaaggagtatgtatgtattttccgTCTTCATGAGCGTTACGAAGATATGCATAAATTGATACAT ACAATTGAGAAAATGAAGGGGGCACAGTTCCAGCGACCACCACTAATATCTGCGGTCAAACGTCAACTTCGTGTACGAAATATATATGACATGAAACTTTTAGAGTATGACCAGGACCAAAATATGG GTATTTTTTGGGTGAGCTGTGAAGCTGGCACATACATACGAACCATGTGTGTGCATCTGGGACTTTTCTTGGGTACTGGTGGTCAAATGCAGGAGCTTCGCAGAGTCCGTTCAG GTATTCATGGTGAAAAAGACAATTTGGTGACCATGCATGATGTACTGGATGCACAGTGGATGTATGACAATCATCATGATGAATCCTACCTTCGAAGAATAATTATGCCCATGGAAGGAATGCTCACATctcataaaagaataataatgaag gATTCTGCTGTTAATGCAGTGTGTTATGGGGCCAAAATTATGTTGCCTGGTGTTTTGCGGTATGAAAATGGCATTGAAGTAGAGGACCAGATTGTTGTTTGTACTACAAAAGGAGAAGCTGTTTGTTTGG CAATAGCTCTGATGACTACTTCCACAATGTCATCGTGTGACCACGGGTTTGTAGCCAAGATTAAGAGAGTTCTTATGGATAGAGATACATATCCACGAAAGTGGGGACTGGGACCAAAG GCAAGTTTGAAGAAGGCCATGATTAAAGAGGGCTTATTAGATCAACATGGGAAGCCAAATGAAAAAACTCCTGATAAGTGGTTGGCAGAGTATGTAGATTATCGAAATACTGGAAGTGCTGCGCCCCCTGCAGTATCTGCAATCAAAGTGGAGCCTGTTGGACCTTTAACTGAGCCTAGAAAG CGCAAAATAAGTGGCGACTCCGATGTTAGTGACAGCAAACTTGACTTATCACAATCTTCAGTTGGAGACAGTCTGTCaaagaaggataagaagaagaaaaagaagaagaaaagggaggatgaggaggagttAGCCTCAGTTGTGGTTAAACAGGAAGTTACTGAAGAGCCAGTTGTAGAGGACACTGAG AGtggtgaaaagaagaaaaagaaaaagaagaagaagaaggagcataAAGAGGAAGAAGCTGATTGA
- the Nop60B gene encoding H/ACA ribonucleoprotein complex subunit DKC1 isoform X2, with amino-acid sequence MEAHEVKKKKKKSKEVVPEEAFEAKYFIKPSELPAKEIDASEWPLLLKNFDKLNVRTNHYTPLPHGCSPLKRSLQEYLKTGYINLDKPANPSSHEVVAWIKRILRLEKTGHSGTLDPKVTGCLIVCLERATRLVKSQQGAGKEYVCIFRLHERYEDMHKLIHTIEKMKGAQFQRPPLISAVKRQLRVRNIYDMKLLEYDQDQNMGIFWVSCEAGTYIRTMCVHLGLFLGTGGQMQELRRVRSGIHGEKDNLVTMHDVLDAQWMYDNHHDESYLRRIIMPMEGMLTSHKRIIMKDSAVNAVCYGAKIMLPGVLRYENGIEVEDQIVVCTTKGEAVCLAIALMTTSTMSSCDHGFVAKIKRVLMDRDTYPRKWGLGPKASLKKAMIKEGLLDQHGKPNEKTPDKWLAEYVDYRNTGSAAPPAVSAIKVEPVGPLTEPRKRKISGDSDVSDSKLDLSQSSVGDSLSKKDKKKKKKKKREDEEELASVVVKQEVTEEPVVEDTESGEKKKKKKKKKKEHKEEEAD; translated from the exons ATGGAGGCGcatgaagtaaaaaagaaaaagaaaaaaagtaaggaggTTGTACCTGAAGAAGCATTTGAAGCCAAATACTTTATTAAACCCTCCGAGTTACCTGCCAAAGAAATAGATGCCTCTGAGTGGCCATTATTGCTAAAG aactttgatAAGCTCAATGTTCGCACAAATCACTACACGCCTTTACCTCATGGCTGTTCTCCTTTGAAGCGCTCTTTACAAGAGTACCTCAAGACAGGTTATATCAACTTAGATAAACCGGCTAATCCTTCCTCCCATGAAGTTGTAGCTTGGATCAAACGCATCTTACGTTTAGAGAAAACAGGCCACTCTGGGACTTTGGATCCCAAAGTTACTG GTTGTTTAATTGTGTGCCTTGAGAGGGCAACAAGGTTAGTAAAATCTCAGCAGGGAGCAGGCaaggagtatgtatgtattttccgTCTTCATGAGCGTTACGAAGATATGCATAAATTGATACAT ACAATTGAGAAAATGAAGGGGGCACAGTTCCAGCGACCACCACTAATATCTGCGGTCAAACGTCAACTTCGTGTACGAAATATATATGACATGAAACTTTTAGAGTATGACCAGGACCAAAATATGG GTATTTTTTGGGTGAGCTGTGAAGCTGGCACATACATACGAACCATGTGTGTGCATCTGGGACTTTTCTTGGGTACTGGTGGTCAAATGCAGGAGCTTCGCAGAGTCCGTTCAG GTATTCATGGTGAAAAAGACAATTTGGTGACCATGCATGATGTACTGGATGCACAGTGGATGTATGACAATCATCATGATGAATCCTACCTTCGAAGAATAATTATGCCCATGGAAGGAATGCTCACATctcataaaagaataataatgaag gATTCTGCTGTTAATGCAGTGTGTTATGGGGCCAAAATTATGTTGCCTGGTGTTTTGCGGTATGAAAATGGCATTGAAGTAGAGGACCAGATTGTTGTTTGTACTACAAAAGGAGAAGCTGTTTGTTTGG CAATAGCTCTGATGACTACTTCCACAATGTCATCGTGTGACCACGGGTTTGTAGCCAAGATTAAGAGAGTTCTTATGGATAGAGATACATATCCACGAAAGTGGGGACTGGGACCAAAG GCAAGTTTGAAGAAGGCCATGATTAAAGAGGGCTTATTAGATCAACATGGGAAGCCAAATGAAAAAACTCCTGATAAGTGGTTGGCAGAGTATGTAGATTATCGAAATACTGGAAGTGCTGCGCCCCCTGCAGTATCTGCAATCAAAGTGGAGCCTGTTGGACCTTTAACTGAGCCTAGAAAG CGCAAAATAAGTGGCGACTCCGATGTTAGTGACAGCAAACTTGACTTATCACAATCTTCAGTTGGAGACAGTCTGTCaaagaaggataagaagaagaaaaagaagaagaaaagggaggatgaggaggagttAGCCTCAGTTGTGGTTAAACAGGAAGTTACTGAAGAGCCAGTTGTAGAGGACACTGAG AGtggtgaaaagaagaaaaagaaaaagaagaagaagaaggagcataAAGAGGAAGAAGCTGATTGA